Proteins encoded by one window of Chrysiogenes arsenatis DSM 11915:
- a CDS encoding Gfo/Idh/MocA family protein produces the protein MLKMGIAGLGKMGQIRAAEIAKSKTSELKAVFDINPNASVGSAVECRTFDELLEQDIDAVFISTYNYCAAEYTIQALKRGKHVFCEKPPAINVAQLQKVVEAEQQTGLVLKYGLNHRFHYSVMEAKKRIDRNDLGRILWMRGVYGKAGSIDYDKNWRNYKQYSGGGILIDQGLHMLDLMLHFSGKPFTKVNSFVTTLFWNIEAEDNAFAIMQTDDQVTAMLHSSATQWRHKFLLEICCENGYINLDGILSSTRSYAPEKLVIGYREFEDVTHAMGKPREETIWFEYDDSWKLELADFEQAIQQKTSVTHGSSREAMEALALVEKIYERSSMSE, from the coding sequence ATGCTAAAAATGGGAATTGCTGGACTGGGCAAAATGGGTCAGATTCGTGCGGCAGAGATTGCAAAGTCAAAGACCTCTGAACTTAAGGCAGTATTTGATATTAATCCAAATGCTTCGGTAGGAAGTGCCGTCGAATGCCGTACCTTTGATGAATTGCTTGAGCAGGATATTGATGCCGTCTTTATCAGCACATACAATTACTGCGCAGCAGAATACACTATACAGGCACTCAAACGAGGCAAGCATGTCTTTTGCGAAAAGCCGCCAGCCATCAACGTGGCTCAACTACAAAAAGTCGTCGAAGCTGAACAGCAAACCGGTCTCGTACTCAAATATGGCCTTAACCACCGCTTTCACTACTCCGTCATGGAAGCCAAAAAACGCATCGACCGAAACGACCTCGGTCGCATTCTGTGGATGCGTGGCGTGTATGGAAAAGCGGGCAGTATTGATTATGACAAAAACTGGCGCAACTATAAACAATACAGCGGCGGCGGTATTTTAATTGACCAAGGGCTTCACATGCTCGATCTTATGCTCCATTTCTCAGGAAAGCCATTTACTAAGGTAAACAGTTTTGTTACAACGCTTTTCTGGAACATCGAGGCAGAAGATAATGCCTTTGCCATTATGCAAACAGACGATCAAGTAACTGCCATGCTCCACTCTTCCGCCACACAGTGGCGTCACAAATTTCTGCTCGAGATATGCTGCGAAAATGGATACATCAACCTTGACGGCATACTCTCTTCAACACGGAGTTACGCCCCTGAGAAACTTGTCATTGGTTACCGGGAGTTTGAGGATGTTACCCACGCGATGGGCAAACCACGCGAGGAAACTATCTGGTTTGAGTATGACGACTCTTGGAAGCTTGAGCTGGCAGACTTCGAGCAGGCTATTCAGCAAAAAACATCGGTAACGCACGGCAGTAGTCGAGAAGCGATGGAAGCACTGGCACTCGTTGAAAAAATTTATGAACGATCGAGCATGTCTGAATGA
- a CDS encoding NAD(P)-dependent oxidoreductase — translation MKLPYTLGITSAAFAGRQDLVEKASAIFDRMHLVPPVGRLPEKDIIAMLQHCDAAIVGLDKITPALLQQCPRVKVISKFGVGLDNIDVAACEQRGVRVLAAFGVNRRSVAELTLNFMLSLIRNCYRSATSLKAGQWVKNGGRCLTEKKIGIIGVGNIGKEVIHLLQPFQCEILANDILDLDVYYAGVGAKSATKDEIFRSCDIITLHTPLTPQTQHMVTLDSLKRMKNDAFLINTARGGIVKTEDLKEALRQQLIAGAALDVFEVEPFYDDELLNTMNVLCTPHIGGNAQEAVFAMGESALNLLVNHYGR, via the coding sequence ATGAAACTTCCGTATACACTCGGCATCACATCCGCAGCGTTTGCAGGCCGCCAGGATCTGGTGGAAAAGGCAAGTGCCATCTTTGACAGAATGCACCTTGTCCCTCCAGTCGGACGACTACCAGAAAAAGATATTATTGCCATGCTCCAGCATTGCGATGCCGCCATAGTTGGATTAGATAAGATTACACCCGCACTTTTGCAACAATGTCCTCGTGTAAAGGTTATTTCGAAGTTTGGCGTCGGTTTAGATAATATTGATGTCGCTGCGTGCGAACAACGAGGCGTCCGTGTGTTGGCAGCTTTTGGCGTAAATCGCCGTTCCGTTGCCGAACTAACACTAAACTTTATGCTCTCGCTGATCAGGAACTGCTACCGGAGCGCAACATCGTTAAAAGCCGGTCAATGGGTCAAAAATGGTGGGCGATGCCTCACCGAAAAAAAAATTGGCATAATCGGTGTCGGGAATATTGGCAAGGAAGTTATTCATCTTCTGCAACCATTTCAGTGCGAAATCCTTGCCAATGACATTCTTGACCTCGACGTGTACTATGCGGGCGTTGGGGCAAAGTCTGCAACCAAAGACGAAATTTTTCGCAGTTGCGATATTATCACGCTCCACACTCCCCTTACACCGCAAACTCAACACATGGTTACACTCGATTCCCTTAAGCGCATGAAGAACGATGCCTTTCTCATCAATACCGCTCGCGGTGGTATCGTAAAGACAGAAGACCTGAAGGAGGCACTTCGCCAACAGCTTATTGCAGGTGCGGCGCTAGATGTTTTTGAGGTTGAACCCTTCTATGACGACGAACTGTTAAACACGATGAATGTTTTGTGCACCCCACACATTGGAGGCAACGCACAGGAAGCTGTTTTTGCTATGGGCGAGTCGGCACTCAACCTTTTGGTGAATCACTATGGAAGATAA